The following coding sequences lie in one Peribacillus frigoritolerans genomic window:
- the rpoB gene encoding DNA-directed RNA polymerase subunit beta: MTGQLVQYGRHRQRRSYARISEVLDLPNLIEIQTASYQWFLDVGLKEMFQDISPIEDFTGNLSLEFIDYSLAEPKYSVEETKERDVTYSAPLRVKVRLVNKETGEVKDQDVFMGDFPLMTETGTFVINGAERVIVSQLVRSPSVYYNGKMDKNGKLGFSATVIPNRGAWLEYETDAKDVVYVRIDRTRKLPITVLMRALGFGTDQEIIDLIGDNEYLRNTLEKDNTESVEKALLEIYERLRPGEPPTVENAKSLLVSRFFDPKRYDLANVGRYKINKKLHIKNRLFGQRIAETLIDPETGEIIVEKGTMLDRRTLDRILPHIEGGIGFKTFHPSGGVVEEETLLQPIKVFAPNDAEGEKVINIIGNAYVTDQVKNITPADIISSISYFFNLLHGVGITDDIDHLGNRRLRSVGELLQNQFRIGLSRMERVVRERMSIQDTNTITPQQLINIRPVIASIKEFFGSSQLSQFMDQTNPLAELTHKRRLSALGPGGLTRERAGFEVRDVHYSHYGRMCPIETPEGPNIGLINSLSSFAKVNPYGFIETPYRRVDPETGRITSQIDYLTADEEDNYVVAQANVRLSDDGSFLDNDVVARFRGENTVVPRDRVDYMDVSPKQVVSAATACIPFLENDDSNRALMGANMQRQAVPLLQPEAPRVGTGMEYVSAKDSGAAVICKHPGIVEHVESREVWVRRVSEVDGQQVKGNLDKYRLLKFIRSNQGTCYNQRPIVSVGDNVVKGEILADGPSMEKGELALGRNVLVAFMTWDGYNYEDAIIMSERLVKDDVYTSIHIEEYESESRDTKLGPEEITRDIPNVGEDALRNLDERGIIRVGAEVKDGDLLVGKVTPKGVTELTAEERLLHAIFGEKAREVRDTSLRVPHGGGGIVLDVKVFNREDGDELPPGVNQLARVYIVQKRKIHEGDKMAGRHGNKGVISRILPEEDMPYLPDGTPVDIMLNPLGVPSRMNIGQVLELHLGMAARALGIHVASPVFDGATEEDVWGTIEEAGMSRDAKTVLYDGRSGEAFDNRVSVGVMYMIKLAHMVDDKLHARSTGPYSLVTQQPLGGKAQFGGQRFGEMEVWALEAYGAAYTLQEILTVKSDDVVGRVKTYEAIVKGENVPEPGVPESFKVLIKELQSLGLDVKILNAEDREIEMRDLEDEDEANQADKLSLDSETKDMVASEVGAPVKE, from the coding sequence TTGACAGGTCAACTTGTTCAGTATGGACGACACCGCCAACGTAGAAGTTATGCAAGAATCAGTGAGGTTTTGGACCTTCCGAATCTGATTGAAATTCAAACAGCTTCTTATCAATGGTTTCTAGATGTAGGTTTAAAGGAAATGTTCCAGGATATTTCTCCTATTGAGGATTTTACAGGTAATTTATCGTTAGAATTCATCGATTACAGCTTAGCTGAGCCGAAGTATTCTGTGGAAGAAACAAAGGAACGCGATGTTACGTATTCTGCACCACTTCGTGTGAAAGTGCGCCTTGTTAACAAAGAAACAGGGGAAGTGAAAGACCAGGATGTATTTATGGGTGACTTCCCGCTGATGACTGAAACAGGTACATTTGTCATCAATGGTGCTGAACGGGTAATTGTATCCCAATTAGTGCGCTCACCGAGTGTTTACTATAATGGGAAAATGGATAAAAACGGTAAGCTTGGATTCTCTGCGACCGTTATTCCTAATCGTGGCGCATGGCTCGAATATGAAACAGACGCCAAGGATGTTGTGTATGTTCGAATCGACCGCACCAGGAAATTACCGATCACGGTATTAATGCGTGCTCTTGGATTCGGAACAGATCAAGAAATCATCGATTTGATCGGAGACAACGAATACCTTCGCAACACTCTTGAAAAGGATAACACCGAGAGTGTGGAAAAAGCATTACTGGAAATCTATGAGCGTCTACGCCCAGGTGAACCGCCTACTGTCGAAAACGCGAAAAGTCTTTTAGTATCACGCTTTTTTGATCCAAAACGTTATGATTTAGCTAATGTAGGCCGTTATAAAATAAACAAAAAACTGCATATCAAGAACCGTTTATTCGGACAACGTATTGCAGAGACTTTGATTGATCCTGAAACAGGTGAAATCATCGTTGAAAAAGGTACAATGCTTGATCGTCGGACTCTTGATAGGATCCTGCCTCATATCGAAGGTGGAATCGGATTCAAAACATTCCATCCATCAGGTGGTGTAGTGGAAGAAGAAACTCTTCTACAACCTATTAAAGTGTTTGCACCAAACGATGCCGAAGGCGAAAAAGTGATCAATATCATCGGTAATGCATATGTGACCGACCAGGTCAAAAACATTACACCGGCTGATATCATTTCTTCCATCAGTTATTTCTTTAACTTATTGCATGGTGTGGGAATCACGGATGACATTGACCATTTAGGTAACCGTCGTCTGCGTTCCGTTGGTGAATTGCTGCAAAACCAATTTAGAATTGGTTTATCCCGTATGGAGCGTGTTGTTCGTGAAAGAATGTCCATTCAGGATACGAATACAATCACTCCGCAGCAACTAATCAACATTCGCCCGGTCATTGCATCAATTAAAGAGTTCTTTGGAAGCTCACAGCTTTCCCAGTTCATGGATCAAACGAATCCGCTTGCTGAATTGACGCATAAACGTCGTCTATCTGCATTGGGACCTGGTGGTCTGACACGTGAGCGTGCTGGCTTTGAAGTACGTGACGTTCATTATTCCCACTATGGTCGCATGTGTCCGATTGAAACGCCTGAGGGACCGAATATTGGTTTGATTAACTCGTTATCCAGTTTTGCAAAGGTAAACCCATATGGCTTCATTGAAACACCATATCGTCGTGTGGACCCTGAAACAGGTAGAATTACAAGCCAAATCGATTACTTAACAGCTGATGAGGAAGATAATTATGTAGTTGCCCAAGCGAATGTACGACTGTCGGATGACGGCTCATTCCTTGATAATGATGTTGTTGCACGTTTCCGCGGTGAAAATACCGTTGTTCCGCGTGACCGCGTAGATTACATGGATGTATCTCCTAAACAAGTTGTATCTGCTGCGACTGCATGTATTCCTTTCTTGGAAAACGATGACTCCAACCGTGCCCTTATGGGAGCGAACATGCAACGTCAAGCAGTTCCTTTGCTTCAACCGGAAGCCCCTCGAGTCGGAACGGGTATGGAGTATGTTTCAGCGAAAGACTCCGGTGCTGCTGTAATCTGTAAACACCCTGGTATCGTAGAGCACGTTGAATCACGTGAAGTATGGGTACGTAGGGTAAGTGAAGTAGACGGACAGCAAGTAAAAGGAAATCTTGATAAATATCGTCTATTAAAATTCATTCGTTCCAACCAAGGAACGTGCTATAATCAACGCCCTATCGTCAGTGTTGGCGACAACGTCGTAAAAGGTGAAATTCTTGCTGATGGTCCTTCAATGGAAAAAGGTGAGTTGGCACTTGGACGTAACGTATTGGTTGCCTTCATGACATGGGATGGATATAACTATGAAGATGCCATCATCATGAGTGAACGATTGGTTAAAGATGATGTGTACACTTCTATTCATATTGAAGAATATGAATCTGAATCACGCGATACAAAATTAGGGCCTGAAGAAATCACCCGTGATATCCCTAACGTAGGGGAAGATGCGCTTCGTAATCTTGATGAGCGCGGAATTATCCGTGTGGGTGCTGAAGTGAAAGACGGAGACCTTCTCGTTGGTAAAGTAACGCCTAAAGGTGTAACGGAACTGACTGCCGAGGAACGTCTATTACATGCAATCTTCGGTGAAAAAGCACGTGAAGTAAGGGATACATCACTTCGTGTACCTCACGGCGGCGGAGGAATCGTTCTTGATGTTAAAGTATTCAACAGAGAAGACGGCGATGAACTGCCTCCTGGTGTAAACCAACTCGCACGTGTATATATCGTTCAAAAACGTAAAATCCATGAAGGCGATAAAATGGCTGGACGACATGGTAACAAAGGGGTAATCTCCAGGATTCTTCCTGAAGAAGATATGCCTTATTTACCGGATGGCACTCCAGTCGACATCATGTTAAACCCATTGGGTGTACCTTCACGTATGAACATCGGTCAGGTGCTGGAGCTTCACTTAGGTATGGCTGCACGCGCACTTGGCATCCATGTAGCATCTCCTGTATTCGATGGTGCCACAGAGGAAGATGTTTGGGGTACGATTGAAGAAGCCGGGATGTCCCGTGATGCAAAAACTGTCCTTTATGATGGCCGTTCAGGTGAAGCTTTCGATAACCGTGTATCAGTTGGTGTCATGTATATGATCAAACTGGCACATATGGTCGATGATAAACTTCATGCACGTTCAACTGGTCCTTACTCCCTTGTTACGCAGCAACCACTTGGTGGTAAAGCGCAATTTGGTGGACAGCGTTTCGGTGAGATGGAAGTATGGGCACTTGAAGCTTATGGTGCTGCTTATACATTACAAGAAATCCTAACCGTTAAATCAGATGATGTCGTAGGTCGTGTGAAAACGTACGAAGCGATTGTCAAAGGTGAAAATGTCCCTGAACCAGGCGTTCCTGAGTCATTCAAAGTATTGATTAAGGAGCTTCAAAGTTTAGGATTGGATGTTAAAATCCTCAATGCCGAAGATCGTGAAATCGAAATGCGTGATTTGGAAGATGAAGATGAAGCCAACCAAGCAGACAAATTAAGCCTTGATTCAGAAACTAAAGATATGGTTGCTTCCGAAGTAGGGGCACCTGTCAAAGAATAA
- the rpoC gene encoding DNA-directed RNA polymerase subunit beta': MLDVNNFEYMKIGLASPDKIRSWSHGEVKKPETINYRTLKPEKDGLFCERIFGPQKDWECHCGKYKRVRYKGVVCDRCGVEVTRAKVRRERMGHIELAAPVSHIWYFKGIPSRMGLVLDMSPRALEEVIYFASYVVTETGDTTLEKKQLLSEKEYRTYREKYGKKFQAAMGAEAIKKLLQDIDTEKEVESLKEELKTAQGQRRTRAIKRLEVLEAFRNSGNEPSWMILDVLPVIPPELRPMVQLDGGRFATSDLNDLYRRVINRNNRLKRLLDLGAPSIIVQNEKRMLQEAVDALIDNGRRGRPVTGPGNRPLKSLSHMLKGKQGRFRQNLLGKRVDYSGRSVIVVGPNLKMYQCGLPKEMAIELFKPFVMKELVQRGLAHNIKSAKRKIERLSPEIWDVLEEVIREHPVLLNRAPTLHRLGIQAFEPTLVEGRAIRLHPLVCTAYNADFDGDQMAVHVPLSSEAQAEARMLMLAAQNILNPKDGKPVVTPSQDMVLGNYYLTLEREGAIGEGMIFKDTSEALLAYQNGYVHLHSRCAVHASSLNNETFTEEQNRQLLITTVGKLIFNEILPKSFPYINEPTRYNLETKTPEKYFVEKGANIPELIKAQPAIDPFKKKILGNIIAEVFKRFKITETSKMLDRMKDLGFKYSTKAGITVGVADIVVLKEKQEIITEAQTKVDNVLKQFRRGLITEDERYDRVISIWSAAKDTIQSKLMDSLDRRNPIFMMSDSGARGNASNFTQLAGMRGLMANPAGRIIELPIKSSFREGLTVLEYFISTHGARKGLADTALKTADSGYLTRRLVDVAQDVIIRDDDCGTDRGLKISALREGTEIIEHLEERLVGRYARKAIRHPETNEVIVAENDLITEDLANYIESLGIETAWIRSAFTCNTSHGVCKKCYGRNLATGQEVEVGEAVGIIAAQSIGEPGTQLTMRTFHTGGVAGDDITQGLPRIQEIFEARNPKGQAVISEIEGTIVSINEIRDKQQEIVVQGAVESRTYTAPYTARLRVTVDTPVRRGEELTEGSIDPKELLKVTDVLTVQEYLLHEVQKVYRMQGVEIGDKHIEVMVRQMMRKVRVLDAGETEVLPGTLLDVNQFTTANTDALLTNKLPATGRPVLLGITKASLETDSFLSAASFQETTRVLTDAAIKGKRDELLGLKENVIIGKLVPAGTGMLRYRKANPVVVGDESADTVTVD; the protein is encoded by the coding sequence TTGTTAGACGTTAATAATTTTGAGTATATGAAAATTGGTCTTGCTTCACCAGACAAGATTCGTTCTTGGTCCCATGGAGAAGTTAAAAAACCAGAAACAATCAACTATCGTACGCTAAAGCCAGAAAAAGACGGTTTATTCTGTGAGAGAATTTTTGGACCTCAAAAGGACTGGGAATGTCATTGCGGAAAATATAAACGTGTTCGTTATAAAGGCGTAGTCTGTGACCGATGTGGCGTTGAAGTCACTCGTGCTAAGGTGCGTCGTGAGCGTATGGGTCATATTGAGCTGGCAGCTCCAGTTTCTCACATATGGTATTTTAAAGGAATTCCTAGCCGTATGGGACTTGTACTTGACATGTCTCCACGGGCTTTGGAAGAAGTTATTTACTTTGCATCTTACGTCGTAACTGAAACGGGCGATACAACTTTAGAAAAGAAACAGCTTCTTTCTGAAAAAGAATATCGTACATACCGTGAAAAATACGGTAAGAAATTCCAAGCTGCCATGGGTGCGGAAGCTATTAAAAAACTTTTACAAGATATTGATACGGAAAAGGAAGTAGAGTCGTTGAAAGAGGAGCTTAAAACAGCTCAAGGACAACGCAGAACCCGTGCAATCAAACGCTTGGAAGTGCTTGAAGCATTCCGTAACTCCGGAAATGAGCCTTCATGGATGATCCTTGACGTGCTTCCGGTAATTCCACCGGAACTTCGTCCTATGGTTCAACTTGATGGAGGACGTTTTGCCACATCTGATCTAAATGATTTATATCGCCGTGTTATCAACCGTAATAATCGTTTGAAAAGATTACTGGATCTTGGAGCACCAAGCATTATCGTTCAAAATGAGAAGCGTATGCTGCAAGAAGCTGTCGATGCTCTTATCGATAATGGCCGTCGCGGCCGTCCGGTAACTGGACCTGGTAACCGTCCGTTAAAATCTTTATCTCACATGTTAAAAGGTAAACAAGGTCGTTTCCGTCAAAACCTTCTTGGTAAACGTGTTGATTACTCTGGCCGTTCCGTTATCGTAGTAGGACCAAACTTAAAGATGTACCAATGTGGTCTTCCTAAAGAAATGGCGATTGAATTATTCAAACCATTCGTTATGAAGGAGCTTGTTCAAAGAGGTCTAGCGCATAACATCAAATCCGCTAAGCGTAAAATTGAACGTTTATCTCCTGAAATATGGGATGTGCTTGAAGAAGTTATTAGAGAACACCCAGTACTATTGAACCGTGCACCGACTCTTCATAGACTTGGTATCCAAGCGTTTGAACCAACGTTGGTTGAAGGTCGCGCAATTCGTTTGCATCCGCTCGTATGTACAGCTTACAACGCTGACTTTGACGGTGACCAAATGGCGGTCCACGTTCCTCTATCTTCTGAAGCCCAAGCCGAAGCACGTATGCTTATGCTTGCAGCACAGAACATTTTGAACCCTAAAGATGGTAAACCTGTCGTTACACCTTCTCAAGATATGGTGTTAGGTAACTATTACTTAACGTTGGAAAGAGAAGGCGCTATCGGCGAAGGTATGATCTTTAAAGATACAAGTGAAGCATTGCTTGCATACCAAAACGGATATGTACACTTACATTCCCGTTGTGCCGTACATGCATCATCACTGAATAATGAAACATTCACTGAAGAACAAAACCGCCAACTGCTTATTACCACTGTCGGTAAATTGATCTTCAATGAAATTTTACCAAAATCATTCCCGTATATTAACGAGCCGACACGATATAATTTGGAAACCAAAACTCCAGAGAAATATTTTGTGGAAAAAGGCGCTAATATCCCTGAATTGATTAAGGCTCAACCTGCTATCGATCCTTTCAAGAAAAAAATTCTTGGAAATATCATCGCGGAAGTCTTTAAACGCTTTAAAATTACCGAAACATCCAAAATGCTTGACCGGATGAAAGATCTTGGATTCAAATATTCGACAAAAGCCGGTATTACCGTTGGTGTGGCTGATATTGTCGTTTTAAAAGAAAAACAAGAAATCATTACTGAGGCTCAAACCAAAGTGGATAACGTCTTGAAACAGTTCAGACGTGGTCTAATTACAGAGGATGAGCGTTATGATCGCGTCATTTCCATCTGGAGTGCTGCCAAGGATACCATCCAGTCCAAACTTATGGACTCACTGGACCGACGCAACCCGATCTTCATGATGAGTGACTCCGGTGCCCGTGGTAATGCTTCCAACTTTACGCAGCTTGCGGGTATGCGTGGTTTGATGGCCAACCCGGCTGGACGTATCATTGAATTACCGATCAAATCAAGTTTCCGTGAAGGTTTAACAGTGTTGGAGTACTTCATCTCTACACATGGTGCGCGTAAAGGTCTTGCCGATACAGCCCTTAAAACAGCCGATTCCGGTTACCTTACCCGTCGACTTGTTGACGTTGCCCAAGATGTCATCATCCGTGATGACGATTGTGGAACGGACCGCGGCTTGAAAATTTCAGCCTTAAGAGAGGGTACTGAAATAATCGAGCATCTTGAAGAGCGCCTAGTGGGCCGTTATGCAAGAAAAGCGATCAGACATCCAGAAACAAATGAAGTAATCGTGGCTGAAAACGATCTTATTACTGAAGATCTTGCTAATTATATTGAATCACTTGGAATTGAAACAGCATGGATCCGTTCTGCCTTTACATGTAACACCAGCCATGGTGTATGTAAAAAATGTTATGGACGCAACTTGGCTACCGGTCAAGAAGTTGAAGTGGGTGAAGCAGTCGGTATTATTGCCGCTCAATCCATCGGAGAACCTGGTACACAGTTGACGATGCGTACATTCCATACAGGTGGGGTTGCCGGGGACGATATCACTCAAGGTCTTCCTCGTATCCAAGAAATATTTGAAGCGAGAAATCCTAAAGGTCAAGCTGTCATTTCTGAAATTGAAGGAACGATTGTTTCGATCAATGAAATTCGGGATAAACAACAGGAAATCGTCGTTCAGGGTGCTGTTGAATCACGCACGTATACTGCGCCGTACACAGCGCGTCTAAGAGTAACTGTTGATACACCTGTCCGTCGTGGTGAAGAGTTGACAGAGGGTTCCATCGATCCGAAAGAATTGCTGAAGGTTACAGACGTGCTTACTGTTCAGGAATACCTGCTTCATGAAGTTCAAAAAGTATACCGGATGCAAGGTGTTGAAATCGGTGATAAACATATCGAGGTAATGGTTAGACAAATGATGCGTAAAGTCCGTGTGCTTGATGCAGGTGAAACTGAAGTACTTCCAGGAACATTATTGGATGTTAACCAGTTCACTACTGCAAACACAGATGCATTGCTGACCAACAAATTACCAGCTACAGGCCGCCCTGTATTGCTAGGTATCACAAAAGCATCTCTAGAAACGGATTCCTTCTTGTCCGCAGCGTCATTCCAAGAAACGACTAGAGTCTTGACTGATGCAGCAATAAAAGGGAAACGTGATGAATTGCTTGGTCTTAAAGAAAATGTCATCATCGGTAAACTTGTCCCAGCAGGAACGGGAATGCTTAGATACAGAAAAGCAAACCCTGTCGTCGTTGGTGACGAAAGTGCCGATACAGTAACAGTGGATTAA
- a CDS encoding 50S ribosomal protein L7ae-like protein: MSYEKVIQAKSVIIGTKQAVRALKNNLIQEVIIADDADIYLTGRVVETAKELDVPITYVDSMRMLGKACGIDVGAATVAIKK, encoded by the coding sequence ATGTCTTATGAAAAAGTAATACAGGCAAAGTCAGTGATTATAGGGACGAAGCAAGCAGTTAGAGCTCTTAAAAACAATTTAATTCAAGAAGTTATCATCGCTGATGATGCAGATATATACTTGACTGGGCGTGTCGTTGAGACTGCCAAAGAATTGGATGTTCCTATCACATATGTTGATTCGATGAGAATGCTTGGCAAAGCATGTGGTATTGATGTCGGAGCAGCAACTGTTGCCATCAAAAAGTAA
- the rpsL gene encoding 30S ribosomal protein S12 produces the protein MPTINQLVRKGRESKEVNSKSPALNKGYNSFKKAQTNVSSPQKRGVCTRVGTMTPKKPNSALRKYARVRLTNGIEVTAYIPGIGHNLQEHSVVLIRGGRVKDLPGVRYHIVRGALDTAGVNNRMQGRSKYGTKRPKAAKK, from the coding sequence ATGCCTACTATTAATCAATTAGTGCGTAAAGGACGCGAGTCTAAAGAGGTTAATTCAAAATCTCCAGCACTTAACAAAGGCTACAACAGCTTTAAAAAAGCACAAACTAACGTATCATCTCCGCAAAAACGTGGTGTTTGCACTCGTGTGGGTACTATGACACCGAAAAAACCAAACTCCGCGTTACGTAAATATGCGCGTGTACGTTTAACAAACGGTATCGAGGTAACAGCTTATATCCCAGGTATCGGTCACAACCTACAAGAACACAGCGTGGTTCTTATCCGTGGCGGTCGTGTAAAAGATTTACCAGGGGTACGTTACCATATCGTACGTGGTGCTCTTGATACAGCTGGAGTTAACAATCGTATGCAAGGCCGTTCTAAATACGGTACTAAGCGTCCGAAAGCAGCAAAAAAATAA
- the rpsG gene encoding 30S ribosomal protein S7, which produces MPRKGPVTKRDVLPDPIYNSKLVTRLINKLMVDGQRGKSQKILYSAFDLIKERTGNEPIEVFDQALKNIMPVLEVKARRVGGANYQVPVEVRPDRKSTLGLRWLVNYSRLRGEKTMEERLAYEIMDAANNTGAAVKKREDTHKMAEANKAFAHYRW; this is translated from the coding sequence ATGCCTCGTAAAGGACCTGTAACGAAAAGAGACGTATTACCAGATCCAATATATAATTCAAAACTTGTGACTCGCTTAATCAACAAATTAATGGTTGATGGACAAAGAGGTAAATCACAAAAAATTCTTTACTCTGCATTTGATTTAATCAAAGAACGTACTGGCAATGAGCCGATCGAAGTTTTCGATCAAGCACTTAAAAACATCATGCCTGTACTAGAAGTAAAAGCACGCCGTGTGGGTGGAGCTAACTACCAAGTACCAGTTGAGGTGCGTCCAGATCGCAAATCGACTCTAGGACTTCGTTGGTTAGTAAACTACTCTCGCCTTCGTGGAGAAAAAACGATGGAAGAACGTTTAGCTTATGAAATCATGGATGCTGCCAACAACACTGGAGCAGCAGTTAAGAAACGTGAAGATACACACAAAATGGCTGAAGCCAACAAAGCTTTCGCACATTATCGCTGGTAA
- the fusA gene encoding elongation factor G, with translation MAREFSLANTRNIGIMAHIDAGKTTTTERVLYYTGKIHKIGETHEGASQMDWMEQEQERGITITSAATTAQWKGHRVNIIDTPGHVDFTVEVERSLRVLDGAVAVLDAQSGVEPQTETVWRQATTYGVPRVVFVNKMDKIGADFLYSVGTIHDRLQANAHPVQLPIGAEDQFSAIIDLIEMKTHFYGNDLGTDITVGEIPEEHRELAEEYREKLIEAVAEVNEDLMEKYLGGEEISIAELKAAIRTATVNVEFFPVICGSAFKNKGVQLMLDNVIDFLPSPLDVPAIKGTLPDSEEEVERHSDDSEPFSALAFKVMTDPYVGKLTFFRVYSGTLESGSYVINSTKGKRERIGRILQMHANSREEISTVYAGDIAAAVGLKDTTTGDTLCDDKNQVILESMVFPEPVISLSVEPKSKADQDKMSQALQKLQDEDPTFRAHTDQETGQTIIAGMGELHLDILVDRMRREFKVEANVGAPQVAYRETFRGSAKVEGKFVRQSGGRGQFGHVWIEFGPNEEGKGFEFENAIVGGVVPREYIPAVQAGLVDSLDRGVLAGYPLVDIKAKLFDGSYHDVDSNEMAFKIAASMALKNAASKCSPVILEPIMKVEVVIPEDYLGDIMGDITSRRGRVEGMEARGNTQMVKAMVPLSEMFGYATSLRSNTQGRGTFSMHFDHYEEVPKSISEEIIKKNKGE, from the coding sequence ATGGCAAGAGAGTTCTCCTTAGCAAACACTCGTAATATCGGTATCATGGCTCACATCGATGCCGGTAAAACGACAACAACAGAACGTGTTCTATATTACACTGGTAAAATCCACAAAATTGGTGAAACGCACGAAGGTGCATCTCAAATGGACTGGATGGAACAGGAACAAGAACGCGGAATCACGATCACTTCCGCTGCAACAACTGCACAGTGGAAAGGTCACCGTGTAAACATCATCGATACACCAGGACACGTAGACTTCACAGTTGAAGTTGAACGCTCTTTGCGCGTACTTGATGGAGCTGTAGCTGTACTTGATGCCCAATCAGGTGTTGAGCCTCAAACTGAAACAGTTTGGCGCCAAGCTACAACTTACGGTGTACCACGTGTTGTATTCGTAAATAAAATGGACAAAATCGGTGCAGATTTCTTGTATTCAGTTGGAACAATCCACGATCGTTTACAAGCTAACGCTCACCCAGTTCAGTTACCAATCGGAGCAGAGGATCAATTCTCTGCAATCATCGACCTTATTGAAATGAAAACTCATTTCTATGGTAATGACCTAGGAACTGACATCACTGTCGGTGAAATTCCTGAAGAACACCGGGAATTAGCTGAAGAATACCGTGAAAAGTTAATTGAAGCAGTAGCGGAAGTAAATGAAGACTTAATGGAAAAATACCTTGGCGGCGAAGAAATCAGCATTGCTGAATTGAAAGCAGCTATTCGTACAGCAACCGTTAATGTTGAGTTCTTCCCTGTTATTTGTGGATCAGCTTTCAAAAACAAAGGTGTTCAATTAATGCTTGATAACGTTATCGACTTCCTTCCATCTCCATTGGATGTACCAGCTATCAAAGGTACATTACCGGATTCAGAAGAAGAAGTAGAACGTCATTCGGATGATTCTGAACCGTTCTCAGCTTTAGCGTTTAAAGTTATGACTGACCCTTACGTTGGTAAACTTACATTCTTCCGTGTGTACTCAGGTACATTAGAATCAGGATCTTATGTAATCAACTCAACTAAAGGAAAACGTGAACGTATTGGACGTATCCTTCAAATGCACGCTAACAGCCGTGAAGAAATCTCTACTGTATACGCAGGGGATATCGCAGCTGCAGTCGGATTGAAAGATACTACAACTGGAGATACTCTATGTGATGACAAGAACCAAGTAATTCTTGAATCCATGGTGTTCCCAGAGCCAGTTATCTCACTATCAGTTGAACCGAAATCAAAAGCAGACCAAGACAAAATGTCTCAAGCTTTACAAAAGCTACAAGATGAAGATCCAACATTCCGTGCGCATACTGACCAAGAAACTGGTCAAACAATCATCGCTGGTATGGGTGAACTTCACTTGGACATCCTTGTTGACCGTATGCGTCGTGAATTCAAAGTGGAAGCAAACGTTGGTGCTCCTCAAGTAGCATACCGTGAAACTTTCCGTGGTTCAGCAAAAGTTGAAGGTAAATTCGTTCGCCAATCTGGTGGTCGTGGACAATTCGGACACGTATGGATCGAATTTGGTCCAAACGAAGAAGGTAAAGGTTTCGAATTTGAAAATGCTATCGTCGGTGGTGTAGTACCACGTGAATACATCCCTGCTGTACAAGCTGGATTAGTTGATTCACTTGACCGTGGTGTACTTGCTGGTTACCCGCTAGTCGACATCAAAGCAAAATTATTCGACGGATCTTACCATGACGTTGACTCCAATGAAATGGCATTTAAAATCGCTGCATCAATGGCACTAAAAAATGCAGCATCTAAATGTAGTCCTGTCATCCTTGAACCTATCATGAAAGTGGAAGTAGTTATTCCAGAAGATTACCTAGGCGACATCATGGGAGATATCACATCTCGTCGTGGTCGTGTAGAAGGTATGGAAGCTCGCGGTAACACGCAAATGGTTAAAGCGATGGTTCCACTATCTGAAATGTTCGGATATGCTACATCTTTACGTTCTAACACTCAAGGACGCGGAACATTCTCTATGCACTTCGATCATTATGAAGAAGTACCTAAGAGCATTTCTGAAGAAATCATCAAAAAAAATAAAGGTGAATAA